The genomic interval AACAGCTATTTGAAATTGTAAACCAGTTGAATGCCGGAAAAGCACTTATTTCGGAGGAAGAAGAAAGCGTTCAACTGGCTACATTGAATTTGCAGGCCGGGCAGAAAGCTAAATCAGCATCGGCTTTTCAACCAGCCGCTCAATATTTTAGGAATGGTATTGACTTACTGCCTCCTGATGCCTGGCTGAAATATTATGAGCTTACCTTTCCATTGTATGAACAGGGGGCTGAATGTGAATTTCTTATTGGGGAGCAAGAATCTTCTGAACAACATTACCAGACTTTGTTAACACATGCCAGAACAGCCTTGGAAAAAGCCAATATTCTCGCTTTTCAGGTCTGGCAATACATTAGTCTATTCAAACTAGAAGCTGCCAATCAGAAAGCTGTACTCGGATTGCATTTAACTGGAATTGATGTACCTCAAACAGAAAGCGTACTAATAGAAGAAATTGCATCTCTGGAAGCCCAAATAGAAAGTGTCATCAAGCGACAGAATATTCACGACTTTATTGATGTCCCGCCAGTAAGCGATCAGGAGTTGATTGTACAAATGAAAAATTTGTATGGACTAGCCTTTCAAACTTTCTATATCAACCAGTTAGCGCAAATGAAGTTCGCCGTTTTACAAGGTGTCATGCGTTCCTTTAAATATGGCCGGTTTGACCTTTCTGCGAATATGTTTGCTATGTATTGCCGGATTCTTGCCTCAGGAGATAAATACCAGGAAGCCTACCGTTTCGCTCGTCTTGCCATTCAACTGGCAGATGCTAACCCAAAAGCCAGAGAAAAAACGCAAGTGTACAGCAGATCTGCTTTTTGGGGAATGCCCTATGGAGAACATTTAAGTAAAACGATACCCATATTTAACAGAGGCATTGAAGTGGGCTGGGATGCGGGAGATCTGGTGCAGTCAAGTGCTAATTACCTGGATGTGGCGATCCACATGTTCCATAAAGGAGATCATCTAAAAGAAGTGGAAGAATATGGAGCCAAAGGAGCAGAATTTGGCCGGAAAGTAAATTTTATATTATCCTATTATGCTTGCACGTTAGAAAAAAGAGTGGCTGCTTACCTGCAACGAAGAGAAAAAGCAGATAACCTTACAGATGAAAGTTTTTTGCCTGAGCAACTTCAACGAATCAACCAAGGCCTTGTAAAAGGCTTTCTCTGGTTTAACAAGATCCAGACTAAATTCTGGTTTGAGGAGTATAAAGAAGCCTATCAGATTGCTTCAGAACAATCTGCCTCTTCCCATGTAAGAATGGAATCTAATATTAAGTGGGCAGATTATCATTTTTATCAGGCAATCACCTGTAGCCAGTTATTGTTAGCAACGCACACACAAGCAGATATTCAACAACTCAGGCAGGAGATTGGCCGGTGTTATAGAAAAATCAAATTAAAGGCAGATGCTTGTCCGTCTAATTTTCTGCATAAACAACTATTAATAGAAGCAGAACTAGCCCGCCTGGATGGCCGGAAGTGGGAAGCTTCCGAATTGTATGACCGTGCCATTGCCGAGGCAAAGAAACATAGCTTTACGCATATAGAAGCTTTAGGAAATCAACTGGCAGCCAAGCACTGGCACCAGGTTGGCAAAGCTGATTTTGCCGGTATTTATTTTCTGAATGCCCGACAATTATATCAGAAATGGGGAGCCATAGCCAAGGTACAAGATTTAGAAGCAAAATATCCACAGTATTTTATTCATGCACTCAAACGTGACGAGGAAATTTCCCTGCATTCTTCCATTGAGAAAGGGCAATCTCTAAGCCGGACGCTGGATTTTGAAGGCATAATCAGATCTATCCAGGCTATTTCCGGAGAAATGGTGCTTTCGGGCCTGCTTGAAAAAATGATGCAATATGTACTGGAAATGGCCGGAGCTGTAAAAGGCATATTGATTGAAAAGCAAGGAGATCAATTAATTATTCAAGCCACCGGCTTAGCCAGGGGAAATATACAGGTACTGCAAGGGGTTTCCATAGAGAAATCAACGGAGTTACCACTATCTATCGTTCAGTTTGTAGCCAGAACGCAAAAATCCATCTTGTTAGACAATGCCTTGCAAAATAGCCGCTATGCCTATGATCCGTATATCCAATATTACCGTCCGCTCTCCCTCTTATGTTTTCCCATTCTGAGAAAGGAGAAACTGATGGCAATTTTTTACCTGGAGAACAATCTGCTGGCTGGTGTATTTTCATCCGATCGCTTACATGCCTTAAAAATCCTAACTACCCAGATGGCTATTTCTCTGGAAAATGCCCTGTTATATGAAAACCGTTTGGAATCGGAAAAAAAACACGAAATAGAAAAAGCCAAATCCCGCTTTTTTGAAAATATTTCCCATGAACTTCGTACCCCACTTACTTTAATCCTGGGCCCTCTGGAGCGGAAAGTAACGAAGGCGAATAAAGAAATTAATCCCGAAGAATACCAGATGATGCACCGCAATGCCCATCGGCTGCTGCAACTGATCAACCAGTTGCTGGACCTTTCCAAACTGGAAACTGGAAACATGCATCTGCAGGTAACGCCCATGGATATCCGGGGTTTTTTTGAAAACAGTATCCAGTCCTTTATTCCATTAGCCCGCCAAAAAAATATAGCCTTTTCGTATCAGTTGCCCGATGAGTTGATCGAGGGCTATGCAGATTCGGATAAGCTCAGTAAAATTATAACTAACCTGCTGGGAAATGCTTTTAAGTTCACTCCCGAACAGGGGCAAGTTCAACTGGAGGTCAGTTGCCCTGATAAAGATGGGGAATGGCTGCAAATACGGGTAACAGATACCGGCCCGGGCATGAAGCCAAAGGAGCTAAGCCGGGTGTTTGACCGGTTTTATCAAACAGATACTTCTCAGCAGAAAGCAAGCGGAAGTGGCCTGGGATTGGCTTTGGTTAAAGAGTTGGTAGAATTGCATAAAGGAAAAATTTCTGTAAACAGCGAGTTTGGGAAAGGAACTGAATTTATTGTTGACCTGCCGGTAGGTGCTGCCCATTTTACAGCGGGTGAAAAGGCAGGAAAAGAAGGAGATGACCAGCCAGTTAACGTAATTGCACAGGAAGAACCCATACAATCGCAATCAGAAAAGGCAGTTAGTTTACCTGGCAAAAAAAGTAGAGGCAAAAAGCAACTATTAGTAGTTGAAGACCACCCGGATTTAAGCCGGTTTATGGTGGGAATACTAAGCAAAGACTACTTTGTATCTCAAGCCAGGGATGGGGTAGAAGGACTGGCGCAAGCCATTAAAGAAATTCCCGACCTGATCATCTCTGACATTATGATGCCCCACATGGATGGATATGCCTTATGCCAACAGCTGAAAAATGACGAGCGGACAAGCCACATCCCTATTATCCTGCTCACGGCCAAAGCCGATGTATACAGCAAAATAACAGGCTTAGAAACCGGCGCCGATGATTACCTGGCGAAACCTTTTCATGAGCAGGAATTATTTGCCAGAATAAAAAACCTGATCAGGCAGCGTGAAAAACTACAGGAAAAATTTGCGCAGAATATTCATCTTGCCCCTCGTGAATTATCCATTCCCTCTCAGGATCAGCGGTTTTTGCAAAAGGTGATGGAAATCACTGAGACTGAGTTATCCAATCCGCAAT from Rhodocytophaga rosea carries:
- a CDS encoding AAA family ATPase, whose protein sequence is MDQSPSYGQLIYQGKACAIYIVHVPEEETKKIRKVLHSDSEGSQEENYLKNELDITRHLSIEGVRKAFAIKNLEGKLILELEYVEGTTLKERLRNSPFTQDHFLTISIQMASILGNLHQQHILHNQLTSENILINNRDEVKFIDFGLAGKPSVKDVDVESPAFVQESLAYISPEQTGRLNQVVDERSDLYSLGVVFYEMLTGKLPFESNTPLELMYAHIAHTPFTPHVVNPTIPAVISSIVTKLLEKKADDRYQTCLGLVADLQKCHNQLLQQGKITEFSLGENDFTEKFQISQKLYGREKEMAQLLQLWEKSCAGYFQLLFISGYSGVGKTSLVQTLHKPITERSGYFVSGKFDQYYRNIPYYAWIQVFESFINQILSESHTRVEYWKKTILEAVGTQGKLLVDVVGNLEILIGKQPEVAEASPVENQNRFNQIVINFITAISGQKHPLFMFIDDWQWADFPSLELLKVVATSEQIRYLTLTGSYRDNEVDQTHPLLEKWQEIQKQHREIYQIQLSNLNVDHIGQLLNDTLHCPVSYCLPFTQLIFSKTQGNPFFVRQLLHSIHEAHLLQYNASLKRWDWNVEKIRQLNITDNVVEFMAGKILRMPVASQQVLKLASCIGTTFQVETLAIIYQKNSNQTSRELQKPLQEDMIISDGATYKFAHDRIQQAVYSLIPENERSRVHWQIGTLLLHNVKEQADAENLLNEQLFEIVNQLNAGKALISEEEESVQLATLNLQAGQKAKSASAFQPAAQYFRNGIDLLPPDAWLKYYELTFPLYEQGAECEFLIGEQESSEQHYQTLLTHARTALEKANILAFQVWQYISLFKLEAANQKAVLGLHLTGIDVPQTESVLIEEIASLEAQIESVIKRQNIHDFIDVPPVSDQELIVQMKNLYGLAFQTFYINQLAQMKFAVLQGVMRSFKYGRFDLSANMFAMYCRILASGDKYQEAYRFARLAIQLADANPKAREKTQVYSRSAFWGMPYGEHLSKTIPIFNRGIEVGWDAGDLVQSSANYLDVAIHMFHKGDHLKEVEEYGAKGAEFGRKVNFILSYYACTLEKRVAAYLQRREKADNLTDESFLPEQLQRINQGLVKGFLWFNKIQTKFWFEEYKEAYQIASEQSASSHVRMESNIKWADYHFYQAITCSQLLLATHTQADIQQLRQEIGRCYRKIKLKADACPSNFLHKQLLIEAELARLDGRKWEASELYDRAIAEAKKHSFTHIEALGNQLAAKHWHQVGKADFAGIYFLNARQLYQKWGAIAKVQDLEAKYPQYFIHALKRDEEISLHSSIEKGQSLSRTLDFEGIIRSIQAISGEMVLSGLLEKMMQYVLEMAGAVKGILIEKQGDQLIIQATGLARGNIQVLQGVSIEKSTELPLSIVQFVARTQKSILLDNALQNSRYAYDPYIQYYRPLSLLCFPILRKEKLMAIFYLENNLLAGVFSSDRLHALKILTTQMAISLENALLYENRLESEKKHEIEKAKSRFFENISHELRTPLTLILGPLERKVTKANKEINPEEYQMMHRNAHRLLQLINQLLDLSKLETGNMHLQVTPMDIRGFFENSIQSFIPLARQKNIAFSYQLPDELIEGYADSDKLSKIITNLLGNAFKFTPEQGQVQLEVSCPDKDGEWLQIRVTDTGPGMKPKELSRVFDRFYQTDTSQQKASGSGLGLALVKELVELHKGKISVNSEFGKGTEFIVDLPVGAAHFTAGEKAGKEGDDQPVNVIAQEEPIQSQSEKAVSLPGKKSRGKKQLLVVEDHPDLSRFMVGILSKDYFVSQARDGVEGLAQAIKEIPDLIISDIMMPHMDGYALCQQLKNDERTSHIPIILLTAKADVYSKITGLETGADDYLAKPFHEQELFARIKNLIRQREKLQEKFAQNIHLAPRELSIPSQDQRFLQKVMEITETELSNPQFGVEKFSQEIGMSRAQLYRKLHALTGFSPNEFLQEYRLKRAASLIENQFDNITQIAFETGFTSPSYFAKCFQQRFGTTPKAYSKSVTGHTKKN